A single genomic interval of Gloeocapsa sp. PCC 73106 harbors:
- a CDS encoding Mur ligase family protein, producing the protein MLQSWRLALAIATGKTITTLVQGLGLGAASVLPGAIARRLYPELLPLLAAQITQGIILVCGTNGKTTTALLLRQMLTLQGYRVVHNETGANLVNGLITALLNQASWRGQLSADYGILEVDENVLPLIVGPCQPEFILALNLFRDQLDRYGEVDSISERWQQAIAPLNPDTQIILNGDDPTLAYLGRQLTQKVSFFGLSESELYLETIPYASDSTYCPSCGAALNYQGVYLSHLGDFDCSSCGFGKPDLEINSREWSQVLMGVYNKYNTLAALTVALKIGVERTVLERAIAEFKPAFGRAETLTINGKTVKILLAKNPVGMNETLRAVQQASGHQTIVTLLLLNDRTPDGTDVSWIWDVDTEQLTQLQGQIIVSGDRVYDLALRLQYTEPSPQTLIIKDNLSEALSEALNATPEDATLYILPTYSAMLEVRQLLTGKKIL; encoded by the coding sequence ATGCTACAATCATGGCGTTTGGCTTTAGCAATAGCTACAGGGAAGACGATTACTACTCTGGTTCAGGGTTTGGGTTTGGGCGCAGCTAGCGTTTTACCAGGTGCGATCGCCCGTCGTCTGTATCCAGAATTACTTCCCTTACTCGCGGCACAAATTACTCAGGGGATCATTTTAGTCTGCGGTACCAACGGTAAAACTACCACGGCTTTATTATTGCGCCAGATGCTCACTCTACAGGGTTATCGCGTCGTTCACAACGAAACGGGTGCTAATTTGGTTAATGGGTTAATTACAGCGTTGTTAAATCAAGCTAGTTGGCGGGGGCAATTAAGCGCAGACTACGGTATTTTAGAGGTAGATGAGAATGTGTTGCCTTTAATTGTGGGTCCATGTCAACCTGAGTTTATTTTAGCTTTGAATTTATTTCGGGATCAATTGGATCGCTATGGAGAAGTAGATAGTATTAGTGAACGTTGGCAACAGGCGATCGCTCCTTTGAACCCCGATACCCAAATTATTCTTAATGGAGATGATCCGACTTTAGCTTATTTGGGTCGACAACTAACGCAAAAAGTGTCTTTTTTTGGTTTGAGTGAATCTGAGCTTTATCTAGAAACTATTCCCTACGCCAGTGATTCTACCTACTGTCCTAGCTGTGGTGCAGCACTCAATTACCAAGGAGTCTATCTCTCGCATCTGGGAGATTTTGATTGTTCTAGTTGTGGTTTTGGTAAGCCTGATTTGGAGATTAATAGTCGAGAATGGTCACAGGTTTTAATGGGGGTTTACAATAAGTATAATACCCTAGCCGCGCTGACAGTAGCTCTCAAAATAGGTGTAGAAAGAACAGTATTAGAAAGGGCGATCGCTGAGTTTAAACCTGCTTTCGGTAGAGCTGAAACACTCACTATCAATGGGAAAACAGTTAAAATTTTATTAGCTAAAAATCCTGTGGGGATGAATGAAACTCTGCGTGCAGTGCAACAAGCGAGTGGGCACCAAACTATTGTGACTCTACTTCTACTTAACGATCGCACTCCCGACGGCACCGATGTCTCTTGGATTTGGGACGTAGATACAGAACAATTAACTCAACTACAGGGTCAAATTATTGTCAGTGGCGATCGCGTTTACGATCTAGCTTTACGTCTACAATATACTGAACCATCACCTCAAACCCTTATTATTAAAGATAATCTCTCAGAAGCTCTTTCAGAAGCCCTTAACGCTACTCCAGAGGATGCTACTCTCTATATCCTTCCTACTTATTCGGCGATGCTAGAAGTGCGACAACTACTTACTGGGAAAAAGATTCTATGA
- a CDS encoding NAD(P)/FAD-dependent oxidoreductase: protein MSNTDVVIIGSGVGGLCCGALLARYGYGVTVCESHSLPGGAAHSFERNGFKFDSGPSLYSGLSYSPSANPLRQVLDAIGEDLNWVNYNSWGCYLPEGNFDAEVGSKQFEEVLLKLRGEEAVKQWRQLLKAIAPLSYAVMTVPTASLRSDLGAILTVGKFAPALLPYLGNAWQLTGAFDQVIKGIVKDTFIYNWLNLLCFLLSGLPMEQTSAAEVAFMFADWYRPQVALDYPLGGSGAIIDALVRGLGKYGGKLQLSAHVSEIIVENRRAVGVKLKNGTIIKAKTAVISNASTWDTLDLIPPTALPPSYRHQRASTPACDSFMHLHLGINAAGLSSDLGCHYVVLKDWQITAPQNLVAISIPSVLDPALAPPGKHVIHVYTPATEPYQLWANLERSSTTYQKLKQERSEVMWQALEKIIPDIRARCEVTLIGTPLTHARFLRRYRGSYGPSLKAGKESFPGPYTPVSGLLCCGDSTFPGIGIPAVAASGMIAANSLAPVTKHLALLRDIGY, encoded by the coding sequence ATGAGTAATACTGATGTAGTAATAATTGGCAGCGGTGTGGGAGGGCTGTGTTGTGGCGCTCTTCTAGCCCGCTACGGTTATGGGGTAACGGTGTGCGAAAGCCATTCTCTACCCGGGGGTGCAGCTCACAGTTTTGAGCGCAATGGCTTCAAATTTGACTCGGGTCCCTCTCTCTACTCAGGTTTGTCCTATAGCCCCTCAGCTAATCCTCTCAGACAGGTATTAGACGCAATAGGAGAAGATTTGAACTGGGTTAACTATAACAGTTGGGGTTGCTACTTACCAGAAGGAAATTTTGACGCAGAAGTAGGCTCCAAGCAATTTGAAGAGGTTTTACTTAAATTAAGGGGTGAAGAAGCAGTAAAACAATGGCGTCAGTTGTTAAAAGCGATCGCTCCTCTGTCGTACGCGGTAATGACGGTACCTACTGCTAGTTTACGCTCAGATTTGGGGGCGATCTTAACTGTGGGTAAGTTTGCACCCGCTTTACTTCCTTATTTGGGTAACGCTTGGCAATTGACGGGAGCTTTTGATCAAGTAATCAAGGGAATAGTTAAAGATACTTTTATTTATAATTGGCTCAATTTACTCTGTTTCCTCCTGTCAGGATTACCCATGGAGCAGACTAGCGCCGCGGAGGTGGCTTTCATGTTTGCCGATTGGTATCGTCCCCAGGTAGCCTTAGATTATCCCTTAGGAGGAAGTGGCGCCATCATCGACGCGTTGGTAAGGGGATTGGGAAAATATGGAGGTAAGTTGCAGTTAAGCGCCCATGTTAGCGAAATTATCGTAGAAAATAGGCGGGCTGTGGGAGTAAAACTCAAAAATGGCACCATAATTAAAGCTAAAACAGCAGTAATATCTAACGCATCTACCTGGGATACCCTAGATTTAATACCACCTACCGCATTACCCCCTTCCTATCGCCATCAAAGAGCCTCAACACCTGCCTGTGATAGTTTTATGCACCTACATCTAGGGATCAACGCCGCAGGATTAAGCTCCGATTTAGGATGTCACTACGTAGTGCTCAAGGATTGGCAAATCACCGCACCTCAGAATTTAGTAGCTATTTCCATTCCCTCGGTTTTAGATCCAGCTTTAGCACCCCCAGGTAAACACGTGATTCACGTTTACACACCAGCAACAGAGCCTTATCAGCTGTGGGCTAATTTGGAGCGATCTAGTACAACTTATCAAAAACTCAAACAAGAGCGCTCAGAAGTGATGTGGCAAGCACTTGAGAAGATAATCCCCGATATTCGAGCTCGGTGTGAGGTAACCTTAATCGGGACACCCCTGACTCACGCGCGTTTTCTGCGCCGTTACCGAGGTTCCTATGGTCCCTCTCTAAAAGCCGGAAAAGAGTCCTTTCCTGGTCCTTATACCCCCGTTTCCGGGCTATTATGCTGTGGGGATTCGACTTTTCCCGGGATTGGTATACCCGCAGTCGCAGCTAGTGGGATGATCGCAGCCAATAGTCTCGCACCAGTAACTAAACATCTAGCTCTGCTCCGAGATATAGGTTATTAA
- the kaiC gene encoding circadian clock protein KaiC → MNQPNSNEQQQEELASKGVRKLRTMIEGFDEISHGGMPIGRTTLVTGTSGTGKTLFAIQFLYHGIKYFDYPGLFITFEESPTDIIQNACSFGWDLEKLIEDGKLFILDASPDPEGQEVVGNFDLSALIERIQYAIRKYKAKLVSVDSVTAVFQQYDPASVVRREIFRLVARLKHLGVTSVMTTERIEEYGLVARYGVEEFVSDNVVIVRNVLEGERRRRTLEILKLRGTTHMKGEYPFTITRDGINIFPLGAMRLTQRSSNVRSSSGIKTLDEMCGGGFFKDSIILATGATGTGKTLLVSKFLQEGCRQQERAILFAYEESRAQLSRNASSWGIDFEEMESKGLLKLMCCYPESAGLEDHLQMIKSEIADFKPSRIAIDSLSAMARGVTNNAFRQFVIGVTGYAKQEEITGFFTNTTDQFMGAHSITESHISTITDTIIMLQYVEIRGEMSRAINVFKMRGSWHDKGIREYTISEDGPDIKDSFRNYERIISGSPSKISIDEKTDLSRIVRGVRDKNEDE, encoded by the coding sequence ATGAATCAACCCAATTCCAATGAACAACAACAAGAAGAACTAGCAAGCAAAGGTGTTCGCAAGTTACGAACCATGATTGAAGGCTTCGATGAAATCAGTCATGGTGGGATGCCCATCGGTAGAACCACATTAGTAACCGGAACCTCCGGAACAGGTAAAACGCTCTTTGCGATTCAATTCCTCTATCACGGGATTAAATACTTCGACTATCCCGGGTTATTTATTACCTTTGAAGAGTCTCCCACAGACATTATCCAAAATGCTTGCAGTTTTGGTTGGGATTTAGAGAAACTGATTGAAGACGGTAAACTATTCATCTTAGACGCATCACCAGATCCAGAAGGTCAAGAAGTAGTAGGAAACTTCGACTTATCGGCGTTGATCGAAAGGATACAGTACGCTATCCGCAAATATAAAGCTAAACTGGTTTCAGTAGATTCAGTAACCGCAGTATTTCAGCAGTATGACCCAGCCTCAGTAGTCAGAAGGGAAATATTTCGTCTGGTGGCTCGACTCAAACACCTGGGAGTAACCTCAGTCATGACCACCGAACGCATCGAAGAATACGGACTAGTAGCGCGCTATGGGGTAGAAGAATTCGTTTCCGATAACGTAGTTATAGTGCGTAACGTATTGGAAGGAGAACGTCGTCGTCGTACCTTAGAAATTCTCAAACTCAGAGGAACAACCCATATGAAGGGCGAATATCCTTTTACTATTACTAGAGATGGAATTAATATCTTCCCCTTAGGTGCTATGCGACTAACTCAGCGATCTTCTAACGTGCGGAGCTCCTCAGGAATTAAAACTCTAGACGAAATGTGTGGAGGAGGATTCTTCAAAGACTCAATCATTCTAGCCACAGGAGCGACAGGTACCGGTAAAACTCTTTTGGTGAGTAAATTTTTACAAGAAGGTTGTCGTCAGCAAGAAAGAGCGATTTTATTCGCCTACGAAGAATCAAGAGCGCAACTATCCCGCAACGCCTCTTCTTGGGGTATAGACTTTGAAGAAATGGAAAGTAAAGGCTTACTTAAACTGATGTGCTGTTACCCTGAATCAGCAGGTTTAGAAGACCATTTACAAATGATTAAGTCAGAAATAGCGGATTTCAAACCATCTCGCATCGCTATCGACTCCCTCTCAGCTATGGCTAGGGGTGTGACTAATAACGCCTTTAGACAGTTTGTCATTGGGGTAACAGGATACGCCAAACAAGAAGAAATCACCGGTTTCTTTACCAATACCACGGACCAATTCATGGGGGCTCACTCCATCACCGAATCGCATATTTCTACGATTACCGACACAATTATTATGCTTCAGTACGTGGAAATTCGCGGAGAAATGTCTCGAGCGATCAACGTGTTTAAAATGCGTGGTTCCTGGCACGATAAAGGCATTAGAGAGTACACAATCAGTGAGGATGGACCTGATATTAAAGATTCCTTCCGCAACTACGAGCGCATTATTAGTGGTTCTCCCAGTAAAATCAGCATAGACGAGAAAACAGATCTCTCTCGCATCGTCAGAGGTGTTAGAGATAAAAACGAAGATGAGTAA
- the kaiB gene encoding circadian clock protein KaiB codes for MSPYKKTYVLKLYVAGNTPNSVRALKMLKNILEQEFHGVYALKVIDVLKNPQLAEEDKILATPTLSKILPPPVRKIIGDLSDREKVLIGLDLLYEEISERDFEM; via the coding sequence ATGAGTCCATACAAAAAAACTTATGTATTGAAACTTTATGTGGCTGGGAACACGCCCAACTCAGTAAGAGCTCTAAAAATGCTCAAGAACATTCTCGAGCAAGAATTTCACGGCGTTTACGCTCTCAAAGTGATTGATGTATTGAAAAATCCCCAACTCGCTGAAGAAGATAAAATCCTAGCCACACCCACATTATCCAAGATACTACCCCCCCCAGTGCGTAAAATCATCGGTGATCTTTCAGACAGAGAAAAAGTATTAATAGGTTTAGATCTTCTCTACGAAGAAATAAGCGAAAGAGATTTCGAAATGTAA
- a CDS encoding circadian clock protein KaiA has product MSSRLSLCIYAPSEQLTQSWLEALSRECYRLNFVDSPDQLFDFVKANKEKIDCLIVVREPRLLPIFNQLYESGTLLPTLIIEQIETISPEMVQTQPLSPTHLYHSAEINLIPAKITDIVAFIDEAIAHFLNLGPSSPIGDALAKNHHRETKGDNHSFLLLQQRRLAEKLKERLGYLGVYYSRNSQLFYRNLPNPEKEELINLLNQEYRQIILYYFSDDTKTNKLIDQFVNRIFFVDISVSKILEIHMKLMDEFAQQLKLEGRNEEILLDYRLALIDIIAHLCEMYRRSIPREDIPFKTP; this is encoded by the coding sequence TTGTCTTCTCGACTTTCCCTCTGTATTTATGCTCCTTCAGAACAATTGACTCAGTCTTGGCTAGAAGCACTGAGCAGAGAGTGTTACCGTTTAAATTTCGTCGATTCTCCCGACCAGTTGTTTGATTTTGTCAAAGCAAACAAAGAAAAAATAGACTGTTTGATAGTGGTTAGAGAACCTCGGCTATTGCCGATCTTTAACCAACTATACGAATCGGGGACTCTGTTACCGACTCTGATTATAGAACAAATCGAGACAATCAGTCCAGAAATGGTCCAAACACAGCCTTTATCTCCAACGCACCTATATCACAGCGCCGAAATCAACTTGATACCTGCCAAAATCACAGATATCGTTGCCTTTATAGACGAGGCGATCGCTCATTTTCTCAATCTTGGACCTAGTTCCCCCATCGGTGATGCACTAGCCAAAAACCATCACCGAGAAACAAAAGGGGACAATCACAGCTTTCTGTTACTACAACAGCGACGTCTCGCTGAAAAACTTAAAGAACGTTTAGGGTACCTAGGCGTATATTATAGTCGTAACTCTCAGCTTTTCTACCGCAATCTTCCTAATCCAGAAAAAGAAGAGCTCATCAACCTCTTGAACCAAGAATATCGCCAAATTATTCTCTACTATTTTAGCGATGATACCAAAACCAACAAGTTAATCGATCAATTCGTCAATCGAATTTTTTTTGTAGATATTTCCGTTTCCAAGATTCTAGAGATCCATATGAAATTAATGGATGAATTCGCTCAACAGCTTAAATTGGAAGGAAGAAACGAAGAAATACTCTTAGATTATCGTCTAGCTTTGATCGATATAATCGCGCACTTGTGCGAAATGTATCGCCGCTCTATACCCAGAGAAGACATACCTTTTAAAACGCCATAG
- a CDS encoding GNAT family N-acetyltransferase, whose product MATSNETHFEDSNFTTGDIPGQSRIIFSTERDIDLYELEELCDLVGWARRPLRKVKKALQHSFLIISMWEVNGKKRRLIGFARATSDHAFNATVWDVVVHPDFQSQGLGKAMMKYMIKNLRSQDISNITLFADPDVIDFYRRLGFILDPEGIKGMFWYPS is encoded by the coding sequence ATGGCGACCTCCAATGAGACTCACTTCGAGGACAGTAATTTTACAACAGGGGATATTCCTGGTCAATCTCGCATTATTTTTAGTACTGAGCGAGACATTGATCTTTACGAGCTAGAAGAGCTCTGCGATCTTGTGGGTTGGGCTCGTCGACCTCTACGCAAAGTTAAAAAAGCTCTGCAACACAGTTTCTTAATTATTTCCATGTGGGAAGTTAATGGTAAAAAAAGACGCCTAATTGGTTTTGCTCGTGCTACGTCGGATCATGCTTTTAACGCGACTGTTTGGGATGTGGTGGTCCACCCGGATTTCCAAAGCCAGGGTTTGGGTAAAGCGATGATGAAGTATATGATTAAAAATCTCAGAAGTCAAGATATCAGTAATATTACTTTGTTTGCCGATCCCGATGTAATCGATTTTTATCGTCGTTTAGGATTTATTCTCGATCCAGAAGGTATCAAGGGTATGTTTTGGTATCCCAGTTAA
- a CDS encoding alpha/beta fold hydrolase yields MPKIDIRGFPHVYDFTQKSDQVTVPVLVFIHGWLLSKSYWQPLIELLSPWYPCLSYDLRGFGDSQLSAGDKIQQNYTLESYAQDIGQLLAQLNIEQAWLIGHSLGGNIAIWGAKSCPERVNGVICLNSGGGIYLKEEFERFRNAGAKIVKLRPRWLAYLPLVDLLFARTMVAQPLSRYWGRRRLLDFLRADEEAALATLMDSTTETEVHLLPQIVANLQQPVYFLAGAEDKIMEPKYVQHLASFHQLFEVNGGNVLTIPACGHLGMIEQPHVVSEYILSLIKSSKNLDLCEDKGGTD; encoded by the coding sequence ATGCCAAAGATTGATATACGGGGGTTTCCTCACGTCTATGACTTTACTCAAAAAAGCGATCAAGTCACCGTTCCAGTGTTAGTATTTATCCACGGTTGGCTTTTAAGTAAAAGTTATTGGCAACCTCTAATTGAACTCTTATCACCCTGGTATCCTTGTTTAAGCTATGATTTGCGTGGATTTGGAGATTCTCAACTATCGGCAGGTGACAAAATCCAGCAAAATTACACCCTTGAGTCTTATGCTCAAGATATAGGTCAACTCTTAGCTCAGTTAAACATTGAACAAGCTTGGTTAATTGGTCATTCTCTTGGGGGAAATATCGCGATTTGGGGTGCTAAATCTTGTCCTGAACGAGTTAATGGGGTAATTTGTCTCAACTCCGGTGGAGGAATCTATCTTAAAGAGGAATTTGAACGTTTTCGCAACGCGGGTGCTAAGATAGTCAAACTTCGCCCACGTTGGTTAGCTTACCTACCCCTAGTTGATTTATTATTCGCCAGAACGATGGTAGCTCAGCCATTATCTCGTTATTGGGGACGCAGACGTTTACTAGATTTCCTCAGAGCAGACGAGGAAGCAGCTTTAGCTACTTTAATGGATAGCACCACAGAAACAGAGGTACACTTACTACCCCAGATTGTCGCTAATCTTCAACAACCTGTTTATTTTTTAGCGGGAGCGGAAGATAAAATTATGGAGCCTAAATATGTTCAACATTTGGCGAGTTTCCATCAATTATTTGAAGTTAACGGTGGTAATGTTTTGACTATTCCAGCTTGCGGTCACTTGGGTATGATAGAACAACCCCATGTAGTCAGTGAGTACATACTTTCTTTGATAAAATCGTCTAAGAATTTAGATTTGTGCGAAGATAAAGGTGGTACCGATTAG
- a CDS encoding DUF6679 family protein: MLHRKIYQFCTDGREVSIFLRDQQRWIESAQIIALEGDLVTIRYETEDEEEISSWEEMFRVESIGSVTQKLASVSRLNSELFIADDCPEAEQIHRNLPETWNQD; encoded by the coding sequence ATGCTACACCGCAAGATTTATCAGTTCTGTACAGATGGACGTGAGGTGAGTATCTTCTTGCGGGATCAGCAGCGCTGGATAGAGAGTGCTCAAATTATCGCTCTAGAAGGGGATCTGGTCACCATACGCTATGAAACAGAGGACGAAGAGGAAATTAGCTCTTGGGAAGAAATGTTTCGTGTAGAAAGCATAGGCTCAGTAACACAAAAGCTGGCGTCTGTATCAAGACTAAATTCTGAACTGTTCATTGCCGATGACTGTCCCGAAGCGGAGCAAATTCATCGCAACCTTCCAGAAACTTGGAACCAGGATTAG
- a CDS encoding UbiD family decarboxylase, with translation MARDLRKFIEILEQKGQLRRIQALVDPDLEIAEIANRMLQAGGPALLFEQVKGSPFPVAINLMGTVERICWAMNMDQPEELETLGKKLAMLQQPKPPKKIAQAIDFGKVLFDVLKAKPSRDFFPPCQEVILTEKELDLGKLPLIRPYPGDAGKIITLGLVITRDCETGTPNVGVYRLQLQSPTTMTVHWLSVRGGARHLRKAALAGKKLEIAIALGIDPLLIMAAATPIPVDLSEWLFAGLYSGEGVKLAKCKTLDLEVPADAEIVLEGTITPGEVLPDGPFGDHMGYYGGVEDSPLIRFHCLTHRKNPIYLTTFSGRPPKEEAMMAIALNRIYTPILRQQVSEIVDFFLPMEALSYKAAIISIDKAYPGQARRAALAFWSALPQFTYTKFVIVVDKNINIRDPRQVVWAISSKVDPVRDVFILPETPFDTLDFASQKIGLGGRMGIDATTKITPETDHPWGESLESDPDVAAMVARRWQEYGLADLNLGVVDPTLFGYDLRG, from the coding sequence ATGGCGAGAGACTTACGGAAATTTATCGAGATTTTAGAACAAAAGGGTCAACTGCGACGCATTCAAGCGCTAGTAGATCCAGATTTAGAAATCGCTGAAATCGCTAATCGTATGCTACAAGCGGGGGGACCAGCTTTACTCTTTGAACAAGTAAAAGGCTCTCCCTTTCCCGTGGCGATTAATCTAATGGGTACAGTAGAAAGAATCTGCTGGGCGATGAATATGGATCAACCCGAGGAATTAGAAACCCTGGGCAAGAAACTAGCTATGCTACAACAGCCCAAGCCACCCAAAAAAATCGCTCAAGCTATTGATTTTGGTAAAGTCTTGTTTGATGTACTCAAAGCCAAACCCAGTAGGGACTTTTTCCCACCCTGTCAGGAAGTAATACTTACGGAAAAAGAGTTAGATTTGGGTAAACTTCCTTTGATTCGTCCTTACCCCGGTGACGCGGGGAAAATTATTACCCTGGGTTTAGTAATTACTAGAGATTGTGAAACGGGTACCCCTAACGTGGGTGTTTATCGTCTGCAACTGCAATCACCCACTACGATGACGGTTCACTGGTTATCGGTTAGGGGAGGGGCTAGACACTTGCGCAAAGCGGCTTTAGCGGGTAAAAAGCTAGAAATAGCGATCGCTCTGGGAATTGATCCCCTATTAATTATGGCAGCGGCTACACCTATACCCGTGGATCTCTCTGAGTGGCTCTTTGCAGGCTTATACAGCGGTGAAGGAGTAAAACTAGCTAAGTGTAAAACTCTGGATTTAGAAGTTCCTGCGGATGCGGAAATAGTCTTAGAGGGTACAATCACTCCGGGAGAGGTACTCCCTGATGGTCCTTTCGGCGATCATATGGGTTATTACGGTGGGGTAGAAGATTCTCCTTTGATTCGTTTCCACTGTCTCACCCATCGCAAAAATCCTATCTATTTAACTACTTTTAGCGGTCGTCCTCCCAAGGAAGAAGCAATGATGGCGATCGCTCTTAATCGTATTTATACTCCCATTCTCCGACAACAAGTCTCGGAAATTGTGGATTTCTTTCTCCCCATGGAAGCACTCAGTTACAAAGCAGCGATTATCTCTATCGATAAAGCTTATCCCGGACAAGCTAGACGCGCGGCTTTAGCTTTTTGGAGCGCTTTGCCACAATTTACCTATACTAAGTTCGTGATCGTGGTAGATAAAAACATTAATATCCGCGATCCCCGTCAGGTAGTTTGGGCGATCAGCTCTAAAGTTGATCCAGTGCGGGATGTCTTTATCTTACCCGAAACGCCTTTTGATACTTTGGATTTTGCCAGTCAAAAGATTGGTCTGGGGGGACGCATGGGGATCGATGCTACCACAAAAATAACCCCAGAAACTGACCATCCCTGGGGTGAATCTCTAGAGTCTGATCCCGATGTAGCCGCTATGGTAGCAAGACGTTGGCAAGAATATGGTTTGGCAGATCTAAACTTGGGTGTAGTAGATCCTACTCTCTTTGGCTACGATTTACGCGGTTAA
- a CDS encoding DUF1350 family protein codes for MEAKFKLIPLKFHWVAIHPKPIGVVYFIGGIFFGSFPNLSYRYLMSEIFAQGYTVIAIPYRFTFNHWSVALQIVKDLGNLRKVIYQKAQSLGYTDNLDLYLEEPTEEKPNYFWMGHSLGCKYVALLEILTALDLQDNDLQMEKVLETYVGQKQSQEILNYLKDVDFKDVSLLNQPSIFLAPVIASLQSAIPFPPLAQLLKRLGLDVEPNVEETRNLILNSTLFNLISLIAFENDKRAKETVDWFVNNLTKRLFKPVVSLPSRNHFAPLGWKNGDKQLATEVIDSISSLSEELSQQSILL; via the coding sequence ATGGAAGCTAAATTCAAGTTAATTCCTCTCAAGTTTCATTGGGTAGCTATACATCCCAAACCCATTGGAGTCGTTTATTTTATTGGTGGTATTTTTTTCGGGAGTTTTCCTAATCTTTCCTATCGTTATCTTATGAGTGAAATTTTTGCTCAAGGGTATACCGTGATTGCGATTCCCTATCGTTTTACCTTTAATCATTGGTCAGTGGCTTTACAAATTGTTAAAGATTTGGGAAATTTAAGGAAAGTAATTTACCAGAAAGCGCAGTCATTAGGGTATACAGATAATCTAGATCTATATTTAGAAGAACCAACTGAAGAAAAGCCTAATTATTTTTGGATGGGTCATAGTTTAGGCTGTAAATATGTTGCACTGTTAGAGATATTAACAGCTTTAGACCTTCAAGATAACGATCTACAAATGGAAAAAGTGTTAGAGACTTACGTCGGTCAAAAGCAATCCCAAGAAATTTTAAACTATCTGAAAGATGTAGATTTTAAAGACGTTTCTCTCCTGAATCAACCTTCAATTTTTCTGGCTCCTGTAATCGCCAGTTTACAATCTGCCATTCCTTTTCCCCCTTTAGCTCAACTTTTGAAAAGATTAGGCTTAGATGTTGAACCCAATGTGGAAGAAACTCGTAACTTAATTTTAAATAGTACCCTATTTAACTTAATTAGTTTAATCGCCTTCGAAAACGATAAGCGAGCTAAAGAAACCGTTGACTGGTTCGTCAATAATTTAACCAAGCGACTATTTAAGCCAGTAGTATCCTTACCGTCGCGTAATCACTTTGCTCCTCTGGGTTGGAAAAATGGAGATAAACAGTTAGCAACGGAGGTAATTGACTCAATTAGTAGTTTAAGCGAAGAATTAAGCCAACAATCAATCCTTCTCTAA